The Bacteroidales bacterium genome window below encodes:
- a CDS encoding T9SS type A sorting domain-containing protein, which yields MERKLLLVLLIVALVPLKMMAEWVPLGNNKTNETLPKVTLISDDGSSTVVKIELSGFNLKTLVTRDKTYQQVDLMGESYTTVPGSPEIPYIAKVLAIPDQAGVTIDILETGTLYTYNNIVLPPARPSWWEGDDEPPYLENSDAYRSDEAYPSEVASMDAASVFRDFRISRLAIYPLRYLPGKSELQVYSSITVRVNYDGGEVINPKTTSKKAISPSFAQLYRNFIFNYDEVLQRHYNGREDGREVMLCIMPDIFTASFQIYADWKRESGTDVHVTKFSDIGANGNNPDIVKNHIADAYSTWENPPTYVLIVGDNGVFPKKTVSYPGYTFAWEEYFVTVDGNDYFPEMMIGRFTNQEDYRMQVMINKFMLYEKQPYTQDPSWFRKGTCCSNNEYESQVETKRFAAAQMLDYGFTSVDTMMSDGYWSYNCTYNINDIKSAINEGRSYLNYRGEGWYYGWYANCYDFHTDDVSSLSNGQKFTFVTSIGCGVAMFDASGGNCFGEEWVQLGSLTSPRGGVAFVGPTSNTHTTYNNRIDKGIYVGMFQEGMDTPGQALTRGKLYMYNVFGNEYYVEYHYKVFCVLGDPSIHIWKDVPQQVTVDYPAVIPVGNNFIEFQVNFAGTGFPVSNAQVTITGDEIFASRFTDGTGKVTIELMPLVEENLTVTVRGGRVIPFQGTMQVTQPDELIEPEGSPVVDDLDGNNDGLVNPNETCSITYTLKNWGSTMANSVQATLLTSDPMVQIITVSPVSFGNLAPGAQVTGSPFQFFVSEDCPIGHIVPLQLHVVSTNNTWDYIYNVEVKGCMLSYNNFVVFDGGTANNNYRLDPGETAVVVVSVSNIGEDTAPDVMGLLTSSDPYITIVDGIGSFGNMAINGNATNYINHFGVSVAANCPAGHMADFELKLSTQNGLYPYETTFDLIMPVALPIPQDYTGPDAYGYYAYSSDDTFYDQTPEYEWLELVDVGTQVGLPSLSDYTQTVNLPFTFRYYGIDYSQVRISTDGWIAFGSGTQTAPVNTALPNNDNVNNMVAVFWDDLYDDEFFMGKMYYHHDAANHRFIVEWDSISHNNFVTEPVREVFQVVLNDPNYYVTATGDGEIIMQYKFLHQPETATVGIENHTQNIGLTYVFDASYAQTATNLDNYYAVKFTTEPPFESMVVSVDDQELSDNLNSSLRQNLPNPFSDKTDISYTLSEAGLVNLEVYNIRGDLVRTLVKEIQTAGDFTVEWNGTNDAGYRVVPGVYFCRLQTENTIEAIKLLMLK from the coding sequence ATGGAAAGAAAACTTTTACTCGTACTGCTGATCGTAGCTTTGGTTCCGCTTAAAATGATGGCCGAATGGGTGCCGCTGGGCAATAACAAGACCAATGAAACATTGCCAAAAGTAACATTGATAAGTGACGACGGAAGCAGCACTGTTGTCAAAATCGAGCTTTCAGGTTTTAATTTAAAAACACTGGTAACCAGGGATAAGACTTATCAGCAGGTTGATTTGATGGGTGAAAGTTACACGACTGTGCCAGGCAGCCCTGAAATACCTTACATTGCAAAGGTTCTGGCGATCCCCGACCAGGCAGGAGTCACCATCGATATACTCGAAACAGGTACTTTATATACCTATAATAATATTGTATTACCCCCGGCACGCCCAAGTTGGTGGGAAGGTGATGACGAACCTCCTTATCTTGAAAATTCTGATGCTTACAGGTCAGACGAAGCTTATCCGAGTGAAGTTGCAAGTATGGATGCTGCTTCAGTTTTTCGCGATTTCAGGATTTCACGGCTTGCTATTTATCCTTTACGTTATTTACCCGGAAAATCGGAATTGCAGGTCTATTCTTCAATCACAGTTAGGGTTAATTATGATGGTGGAGAGGTGATAAATCCAAAAACAACATCCAAAAAAGCCATTTCACCTTCATTTGCTCAACTTTACCGCAATTTCATTTTTAACTATGATGAAGTCTTGCAGCGGCATTACAATGGCCGCGAGGATGGTCGCGAAGTCATGTTGTGTATTATGCCGGATATCTTTACGGCTAGTTTTCAGATTTATGCCGACTGGAAGCGTGAAAGCGGAACTGATGTTCATGTCACCAAATTCAGTGACATCGGAGCCAACGGCAATAACCCCGATATTGTTAAAAATCATATTGCCGATGCTTATTCTACCTGGGAGAATCCTCCAACCTATGTTTTAATCGTTGGCGATAATGGTGTTTTCCCGAAAAAGACGGTCTCTTATCCCGGTTACACTTTTGCATGGGAGGAGTATTTCGTCACAGTGGATGGTAACGACTATTTCCCTGAAATGATGATCGGCAGGTTTACCAACCAGGAAGATTATCGCATGCAGGTGATGATTAACAAATTCATGCTTTACGAGAAGCAACCTTATACTCAGGATCCAAGTTGGTTTAGAAAAGGGACCTGTTGCTCAAATAATGAATATGAATCGCAGGTAGAAACCAAGCGCTTTGCAGCCGCTCAGATGCTTGATTATGGCTTTACGTCGGTGGATACGATGATGAGCGATGGATATTGGAGTTACAATTGCACCTATAATATTAACGACATTAAAAGTGCCATTAACGAAGGTCGCAGTTATCTGAATTACCGCGGTGAAGGGTGGTATTACGGATGGTATGCCAACTGCTATGATTTCCATACCGACGATGTTTCAAGCCTGAGTAACGGACAGAAGTTCACCTTTGTGACCAGCATCGGATGTGGTGTCGCCATGTTTGATGCTTCAGGTGGCAATTGCTTTGGTGAAGAATGGGTCCAGTTGGGATCTTTGACCAGTCCAAGAGGTGGTGTTGCGTTTGTTGGTCCAACATCCAATACGCACACGACCTACAATAACCGGATTGACAAAGGGATTTATGTCGGCATGTTCCAGGAAGGAATGGATACTCCCGGACAGGCATTGACTCGTGGTAAGTTATATATGTACAATGTTTTTGGTAATGAGTATTATGTCGAATATCATTACAAGGTTTTCTGTGTTTTAGGCGACCCAAGCATTCACATCTGGAAAGATGTTCCGCAGCAGGTAACTGTTGACTATCCGGCTGTTATTCCTGTAGGAAACAATTTCATCGAATTTCAGGTTAATTTTGCAGGAACCGGATTTCCTGTATCCAATGCTCAGGTCACCATCACCGGAGATGAAATCTTTGCTTCCCGATTTACCGATGGAACCGGAAAAGTTACCATTGAGTTAATGCCACTTGTTGAAGAAAACCTCACGGTTACAGTCCGTGGTGGAAGAGTGATCCCGTTCCAGGGCACAATGCAGGTTACTCAGCCTGATGAGTTAATTGAACCTGAAGGTTCACCTGTAGTTGACGATTTGGATGGCAACAACGACGGGCTTGTCAATCCCAATGAAACCTGCAGCATTACTTATACCCTCAAGAACTGGGGAAGCACAATGGCCAACAGCGTTCAGGCCACTCTGTTAACTTCTGACCCAATGGTTCAGATCATTACCGTAAGCCCTGTGTCTTTCGGAAATTTGGCGCCCGGTGCGCAGGTTACAGGATCACCCTTTCAGTTTTTTGTAAGCGAAGATTGCCCGATTGGTCATATCGTTCCACTGCAGTTACATGTGGTCAGTACAAATAACACCTGGGACTATATCTACAATGTTGAGGTAAAAGGATGCATGCTTTCCTATAATAATTTTGTGGTGTTCGATGGTGGTACTGCCAACAACAACTACAGATTGGATCCAGGCGAAACTGCAGTAGTTGTGGTTTCGGTATCAAATATTGGCGAAGATACCGCACCCGACGTAATGGGACTCTTAACCAGCAGCGACCCGTACATAACGATCGTTGACGGAATAGGATCTTTCGGAAACATGGCCATTAATGGAAATGCAACAAATTATATCAATCACTTTGGGGTGAGTGTAGCAGCAAATTGTCCTGCCGGACATATGGCAGACTTTGAATTGAAATTGTCCACACAAAATGGTCTCTATCCATACGAAACCACTTTCGACCTCATCATGCCTGTAGCCCTCCCTATACCACAAGATTACACTGGACCGGATGCCTACGGTTATTACGCTTATTCCAGCGATGATACTTTTTACGATCAAACACCCGAGTACGAGTGGCTCGAATTGGTGGATGTCGGCACCCAGGTTGGATTACCCAGTTTAAGCGATTACACACAAACTGTAAACCTGCCTTTTACTTTCAGATATTATGGTATTGATTATTCCCAGGTTCGAATCAGTACTGACGGATGGATTGCATTCGGCAGCGGAACACAAACCGCACCGGTCAATACAGCTCTTCCCAATAACGATAATGTGAATAATATGGTTGCTGTTTTTTGGGATGACCTTTACGATGATGAATTTTTCATGGGCAAAATGTACTATCACCATGATGCCGCCAATCATCGTTTCATTGTGGAATGGGATAGCATTTCGCATAATAATTTTGTAACCGAACCGGTAAGAGAGGTCTTCCAGGTAGTATTAAATGACCCCAATTACTATGTCACTGCAACTGGAGATGGTGAAATAATTATGCAGTATAAATTTTTGCATCAGCCCGAAACAGCTACTGTTGGTATCGAAAATCATACCCAAAACATTGGACTGACATATGTTTTCGATGCCAGTTATGCTCAAACCGCAACAAACCTGGATAATTATTACGCAGTTAAATTCACTACTGAACCTCCGTTTGAATCTATGGTAGTGTCAGTAGATGACCAGGAATTGAGCGATAATCTGAATTCAAGTCTCAGGCAAAATCTTCCCAATCCCTTCAGCGACAAGACAGACATAAGTTATACATTGTCAGAAGCCGGCTTAGTAAACCTTGAAGTTTACAACATCAGGGGAGATCTGGTCAGGACGCTTGTAAAGGAAATACAAACTGCCGGTGACTTTACTGTGGAATGGAACGGAACAAATGATGCCGGTTATCGTGTTGTTCCCGGGGTGTATTTCTGCCGCCTGCAAACCGAAAATACCATCGAAGCCATAAAGTTATTGATGCTCAAGTAA
- a CDS encoding glycosyltransferase family 2 protein: MNLSLVIPLYNEEESLPELAAWIDRVVKKEGLSYEIIFVDDGSNDRSWQVIEELSTQHPSVKGIKFRRNYGKSAALNRGFLMAMGDVVITMDADLQDSPDEIPELFRLINKDGFDLVSGWKKKRHDPIGKRWPSKFFNWTVRRISKLNLHDFNCGLKAYKREVIKTIELYGEMHRYVPVIAKWAGFRNITEKVVNHSPRKYGSSKFGAERMIKGFLDLITLTFVERFGKRPMHFFGVIGTLLFVIGFIIAGYLVFAKFLWQGYRMTERPLFYFGLLAMIMGMQVFSAGFVAEMVSRNSGRRNEYLIEKTTGLLQNPEDA; this comes from the coding sequence ATGAATTTATCACTTGTCATACCGCTTTACAACGAAGAAGAATCGCTTCCAGAGCTTGCCGCATGGATTGATCGTGTGGTAAAAAAGGAAGGACTAAGCTACGAAATCATATTTGTGGACGATGGCAGCAACGACCGGTCATGGCAGGTAATTGAGGAATTAAGCACCCAACATCCAAGTGTAAAGGGAATCAAGTTCAGGCGTAATTATGGCAAATCCGCAGCACTTAACAGGGGGTTCCTGATGGCTATGGGTGACGTTGTAATTACCATGGATGCCGATCTTCAGGACAGCCCCGACGAAATCCCTGAACTTTTCCGGCTTATAAATAAGGATGGTTTTGACCTGGTTTCGGGTTGGAAAAAAAAGCGGCACGATCCCATCGGCAAGCGATGGCCATCTAAGTTTTTCAACTGGACGGTGCGGAGAATTTCAAAGCTGAACCTGCACGATTTCAATTGCGGGCTGAAGGCTTATAAGCGTGAGGTCATAAAAACCATCGAACTCTACGGAGAAATGCACCGCTATGTTCCGGTAATCGCCAAATGGGCAGGATTCAGAAACATCACCGAAAAGGTGGTAAACCACAGCCCCCGCAAGTATGGTAGTTCCAAGTTCGGGGCCGAGCGCATGATCAAAGGATTCCTCGATCTGATCACCCTGACTTTTGTCGAGCGATTTGGCAAACGACCAATGCACTTCTTCGGTGTGATCGGTACATTGCTCTTTGTGATCGGCTTTATCATTGCCGGTTACCTGGTTTTCGCCAAGTTTTTATGGCAAGGTTACCGGATGACAGAACGCCCCCTTTTCTATTTCGGGCTGCTGGCCATGATCATGGGAATGCAGGTATTTTCAGCAGGATTTGTTGCCGAAATGGTGTCACGCAATTCGGGCAGACGAAATGAGTACCTGATCGAAAAAACCACTGGCTTATTGCAAAATCCTGAAGATGCCTGA
- a CDS encoding DUF4199 domain-containing protein, with the protein MEENKPSNVKVAINHGLLLGVALILFSLLLYVIGIPMDSKFQWLGYLVMVVGVVLGIKQWRDKYNDGFLTYGQAFSNGFLTILFAGILTSIWSLLFFSVIAPGEIDKMIEIAEEKMYESQPNLTDEQIEMALSYSKMFMSPVWLAVWGFIGNLVGGAIISAVVAIFMKKEKPIFEE; encoded by the coding sequence ATGGAAGAAAACAAACCTTCAAACGTAAAAGTGGCCATCAATCATGGCCTGCTGCTCGGAGTGGCATTAATCCTGTTCTCACTGTTATTGTATGTCATTGGCATACCAATGGATAGCAAATTTCAATGGCTTGGCTACCTGGTAATGGTTGTCGGGGTAGTTTTGGGCATCAAACAATGGCGCGACAAATACAATGACGGATTTTTAACTTATGGGCAGGCATTTTCGAATGGTTTCCTAACGATTCTTTTTGCAGGTATTTTAACCTCAATCTGGTCATTGCTATTTTTCAGCGTGATAGCTCCAGGTGAAATTGATAAAATGATTGAAATTGCCGAGGAAAAAATGTATGAATCGCAGCCCAACTTAACTGATGAGCAGATAGAGATGGCATTAAGTTACAGTAAGATGTTCATGAGCCCGGTATGGTTGGCTGTTTGGGGCTTTATCGGTAATTTGGTTGGCGGAGCAATAATCAGTGCTGTCGTGGCCATTTTTATGAAAAAGGAAAAACCAATTTTCGAGGAATAG
- a CDS encoding glycosyltransferase: MPDKQQSKSVVIVGSAYPLRGGLAAYNERLAATFQDQSNKVKIITFSLQYPNFLFPGKTQYSEDPAPVGLDIEVALNSVSPVNWCKVGKKISRTKPDLLIIKYWIPFMAPCLGTIARIVRKNRKTRVVSILDNIIPHEKRPGDKLLSGYFARSVDGFVAMSKQVMNDLDLFDKTKPRVFCPHPLYDHFGNLQHKKDALLKLGHDPAFNYLLFFGFIRDYKGLDLLLDAMADDRIKTMNLKLMVAGEFYTDSKPYFEQIEKNKLSKSVIMANDFISDSKVADYFNACDLVVQPYKDATQSGVTQIAYHFEKPMITTNVGGLAEIVPDGKVGFVVMPEVKEIANAIVRFYTEKKESEFIENIKVEKLKYSWVKMLEAIEKVSEIDKINTE; encoded by the coding sequence ATGCCTGACAAGCAGCAATCTAAAAGCGTTGTGATCGTAGGCTCCGCTTATCCGCTAAGAGGTGGATTGGCAGCCTACAATGAACGATTGGCAGCAACTTTCCAGGATCAAAGCAATAAAGTTAAGATCATCACCTTTTCACTGCAATACCCTAACTTCCTTTTTCCCGGAAAAACACAGTACTCTGAAGATCCTGCACCAGTGGGCCTCGATATTGAAGTGGCCTTAAATTCGGTCAGCCCGGTCAATTGGTGCAAAGTTGGGAAAAAGATCAGCCGGACGAAACCCGACCTGCTAATCATCAAATACTGGATTCCCTTTATGGCGCCCTGCCTTGGAACCATTGCACGGATTGTTCGTAAAAACAGGAAAACACGGGTTGTTTCCATCCTTGATAATATTATTCCTCACGAAAAACGTCCCGGCGATAAACTTTTATCGGGTTATTTTGCCCGATCTGTTGATGGGTTTGTTGCCATGTCGAAACAAGTGATGAATGATCTGGATTTGTTTGACAAAACAAAACCCCGCGTATTTTGTCCGCATCCGCTATACGATCATTTCGGAAATTTACAGCATAAAAAAGACGCTTTGCTGAAACTTGGACATGATCCTGCCTTTAACTACCTGCTATTTTTTGGGTTTATACGCGACTACAAAGGGCTTGATCTTTTACTCGACGCCATGGCAGATGACCGCATCAAGACCATGAACCTTAAATTGATGGTGGCCGGCGAATTTTATACTGATTCAAAACCCTATTTTGAGCAAATCGAAAAAAATAAGCTCAGCAAAAGTGTGATCATGGCCAACGATTTCATCTCTGATAGCAAGGTAGCCGATTACTTCAATGCCTGCGACCTTGTGGTTCAGCCATACAAAGATGCTACCCAGAGTGGGGTCACACAAATTGCTTATCATTTTGAAAAACCCATGATTACAACCAATGTCGGAGGCCTGGCCGAAATCGTTCCTGACGGAAAAGTGGGTTTTGTAGTTATGCCTGAAGTGAAAGAGATTGCCAATGCCATTGTACGATTTTATACTGAAAAAAAGGAATCGGAGTTTATTGAAAACATAAAGGTTGAAAAACTGAAATACTCATGGGTTAAAATGCTGGAAGCCATTGAAAAGGTTTCTGAAATTGACAAAATAAACACCGAATGA
- the pgsB gene encoding poly-gamma-glutamate synthase PgsB: protein MYTFYVLLGLIVIATIAGIVEYYLHQKRIYSIPIRIHINGTRGKSSVTRLIGAGLRSGGITNITKVTGTFPRLIIEDGTETYIHRKASANIIEQLAIVRFAAERKVQALVMECMALQPQYQTITEHKMIHSNIAVMTNIRIDHTDVMGHTLSEIAETLGRTIPKNELLFSTENVIPEKLKKMAERRNTVTRFVHAQSVTFDEMKGFSYIEHRENVALALAICQHLGIDRQTALNGMYEAIPDAGVLTRHRVKAFQKEMVFYNAFAANDPDSTLLVWKKIRDEIGYEGKRIILLNTRQDRLYRAQQLAEMVGKKIKNEVDYLMLIGQSVEVVEPLAVSYGVEKKKVISIGWTTPENVFEAILSLTENVSSIVAIGNMGGMGAETVEYFKHRSN from the coding sequence ATGTACACTTTCTACGTTCTACTTGGGTTAATAGTTATCGCTACCATTGCTGGTATTGTTGAGTATTACCTGCATCAGAAGCGGATTTATTCCATTCCTATCCGTATCCATATAAACGGCACACGAGGAAAGTCAAGCGTTACGCGACTCATCGGGGCCGGCTTACGATCAGGAGGAATAACTAATATTACCAAAGTAACGGGCACTTTTCCCCGACTTATCATTGAAGATGGTACTGAAACCTACATCCACAGGAAAGCATCAGCCAATATCATCGAACAGTTGGCCATTGTTCGATTTGCTGCAGAGCGCAAGGTGCAGGCTTTAGTCATGGAATGTATGGCACTGCAGCCGCAGTACCAGACCATTACGGAGCATAAAATGATACATTCCAATATTGCAGTGATGACCAACATCAGGATAGACCATACAGATGTTATGGGTCATACGCTCAGCGAAATTGCTGAAACCCTTGGACGAACGATTCCAAAAAATGAACTACTGTTTTCGACCGAAAATGTAATTCCTGAAAAGCTTAAAAAAATGGCTGAAAGGCGAAATACAGTTACCCGTTTCGTACATGCTCAATCTGTTACCTTCGACGAAATGAAGGGCTTCAGCTACATCGAGCATCGTGAAAATGTTGCCCTCGCCCTGGCTATTTGCCAGCATCTTGGAATCGACAGGCAAACCGCCTTGAATGGGATGTATGAAGCCATTCCTGATGCCGGTGTGTTAACCCGACACAGGGTGAAAGCATTTCAGAAAGAGATGGTTTTTTACAATGCTTTTGCTGCCAACGATCCGGATTCTACCTTGTTGGTTTGGAAGAAAATTCGGGATGAGATTGGTTACGAAGGGAAACGGATCATATTGCTCAATACACGTCAGGACAGACTTTACAGGGCACAGCAACTGGCCGAAATGGTAGGTAAAAAAATTAAGAATGAGGTGGATTATCTTATGCTTATCGGTCAGTCGGTGGAGGTGGTGGAACCTTTGGCAGTCAGTTATGGTGTCGAAAAGAAAAAGGTGATAAGTATCGGTTGGACAACACCTGAGAATGTTTTTGAAGCCATTTTGTCCTTAACAGAAAACGTCTCATCCATTGTTGCCATTGGCAATATGGGAGGAATGGGCGCCGAAACCGTCGAGTATTTTAAACATCGAAGCAATTAA
- a CDS encoding endonuclease/exonuclease/phosphatase family protein, which produces MTFNIRFDNPNDGKNIWENRKTEVLELIKYYHPGFFGLQEAMNNQLEFINDGLKDYAFIGVGREDGKQKGEYTPIFFDSTSFQLISHHTFWLSETADEVSVGWDAALERICTYGLFMDKETGDSIHVFNTHFDHMGKVARLMSAKLIEQKIDGVASGSSFIILMGDLNCTPESEPFQVLQEELDYGAEISLKGLYGPDGTFNGYVEDLVMTERIDHIFTRNFKVNSYRHIDDRMKNNGYLSDHLPVIAEIEVK; this is translated from the coding sequence ATGACTTTTAACATCAGATTCGACAACCCAAATGATGGGAAAAATATCTGGGAAAACAGAAAAACTGAAGTTCTCGAATTGATAAAATATTATCATCCCGGTTTTTTTGGGCTTCAGGAAGCAATGAATAATCAGCTGGAATTCATCAATGACGGACTAAAAGATTATGCATTCATTGGCGTCGGAAGAGAGGACGGTAAACAGAAGGGTGAATATACTCCCATATTTTTTGACTCAACTTCATTTCAGTTGATCAGTCATCATACCTTTTGGCTTTCCGAAACGGCTGATGAGGTTTCTGTCGGTTGGGATGCTGCATTGGAAAGGATTTGCACCTACGGACTATTCATGGATAAGGAAACCGGAGATTCAATCCATGTTTTCAACACCCATTTCGACCATATGGGAAAGGTCGCTCGACTGATGTCAGCAAAACTGATAGAACAAAAGATCGACGGGGTTGCTTCAGGGAGTTCTTTTATCATCTTGATGGGAGACCTCAACTGTACTCCTGAAAGTGAGCCCTTTCAAGTATTACAGGAGGAATTGGATTACGGTGCTGAGATTTCCCTCAAAGGGCTTTATGGCCCAGATGGCACATTTAACGGTTATGTCGAAGACCTGGTAATGACCGAAAGGATTGACCATATTTTTACCCGGAATTTCAAAGTAAACAGCTACCGTCATATCGATGACAGGATGAAAAACAACGGTTACCTCTCCGATCACCTTCCGGTAATTGCTGAAATTGAGGTTAAATAG
- a CDS encoding phosphoribosyl-AMP cyclohydrolase has translation MITEQEVLAAQKKWAEGVVAIGRAYHEHGDFKSAALNHLEQSYGYELGPVLFKPTMAHEQPFRTDLEGALSYFIGGNPMYAEDHGFALKNWKKVRWENAGIKIFENIALAMGNYYFTPSVGGEEVKVEYSFAYLKNEQGNLRIILHDSHFPFKTG, from the coding sequence ATGATCACAGAACAAGAAGTATTGGCTGCTCAAAAAAAATGGGCCGAAGGTGTTGTTGCTATTGGCCGTGCTTATCATGAGCATGGAGATTTTAAATCAGCAGCGCTTAACCACCTTGAACAATCCTATGGTTATGAATTGGGACCTGTTTTATTTAAACCGACAATGGCGCATGAACAGCCGTTTCGCACTGACCTTGAAGGCGCTCTTTCCTATTTTATCGGAGGGAACCCAATGTATGCCGAAGATCATGGTTTCGCGCTGAAGAACTGGAAAAAAGTCAGATGGGAAAATGCCGGGATAAAAATCTTTGAAAATATCGCATTGGCAATGGGTAACTATTATTTTACCCCTTCGGTTGGGGGTGAAGAAGTGAAGGTAGAGTATTCTTTTGCCTATTTAAAAAATGAACAGGGAAACCTTCGGATTATCCTGCACGACTCACACTTTCCTTTCAAAACGGGATAA
- the pgsC gene encoding poly-gamma-glutamate biosynthesis protein PgsC, with protein sequence MIELAITLGLILSLLSYEVFGLAAGGIVVPGYIALQLSHPDRLLGILGVSLVTFLIIKVLSNYTFLYGRRQMVLSLLIGCLLANFSRYFLTLNIASTTLELQAVGWVIPGLIAHWFAKQGIFKTISVLFVSSVLVRLILILFFAGALLP encoded by the coding sequence ATGATTGAATTAGCCATAACTTTAGGTTTAATTTTGAGTTTGCTCTCCTACGAAGTTTTCGGACTGGCAGCTGGTGGCATCGTTGTTCCAGGCTACATAGCGCTGCAGCTCTCACATCCTGATCGTTTGCTGGGGATTTTGGGAGTGAGCCTGGTAACTTTTTTGATCATCAAAGTATTAAGTAATTACACGTTCCTTTATGGTCGTCGCCAAATGGTGCTGAGTCTTTTGATTGGTTGTCTGCTGGCTAATTTTTCTCGTTATTTCCTAACCCTGAATATTGCCAGTACAACGCTTGAGCTTCAGGCAGTAGGCTGGGTAATTCCGGGCTTGATTGCACACTGGTTTGCCAAGCAGGGAATTTTTAAAACCATAAGCGTGCTTTTTGTTTCTTCTGTGTTGGTGAGGTTAATTTTAATATTGTTTTTCGCCGGTGCATTGTTGCCGTAA
- a CDS encoding dehydrogenase, translated as MIYRSKSPLRLGLAGGGTDVAPYSDLYGGAILNATISMYAYATIEPLQGKKIILNSLDKTIVVELDSKMELDLDGRLDLLKGVYNRVIRDFVKEPLSFKMTTFVDAPPGSGLGTSSTLVVTILGAFAAWLKLPLGEYDMAQLAYQIERNDLKMAGGKQDQYAATFGGVNFMEFYKDDKVIVNPLRIRSKYLNELAHNMVLYFTGTSRLSSKIIEAQRQNVMSHNEKSVEAMHQLKKQALMMKEAILRGELEKIGEILDYGWRFKKQMAEGITNPMIDQIYDAAKAAGATGGKISGAGGGGFMIFYCPENTRSEVVKAIEAFGGQVKRYEFTDRGLTTWSI; from the coding sequence ATGATCTATCGAAGTAAATCACCATTAAGGCTTGGACTGGCAGGGGGTGGCACCGATGTGGCTCCCTATTCCGACCTGTACGGAGGCGCTATTCTTAACGCCACGATCAGCATGTATGCTTACGCCACAATAGAACCTTTGCAAGGAAAGAAAATCATCCTGAATTCGCTGGATAAAACCATCGTTGTGGAGTTAGACAGTAAGATGGAACTTGATCTGGATGGTCGTCTCGATCTGCTTAAAGGTGTTTACAACCGTGTGATCAGAGACTTTGTAAAGGAGCCACTGTCATTTAAAATGACCACTTTTGTTGATGCACCCCCCGGATCAGGCCTAGGAACTTCTTCCACTCTGGTTGTAACCATTCTCGGGGCATTTGCAGCATGGCTAAAATTGCCCCTGGGTGAATATGACATGGCTCAACTGGCCTATCAAATCGAGCGGAATGACTTAAAAATGGCAGGAGGGAAACAAGATCAGTATGCAGCAACTTTTGGTGGTGTAAACTTTATGGAGTTTTACAAAGACGACAAAGTGATTGTGAATCCCTTGCGTATACGCAGCAAATACCTGAATGAGCTGGCGCACAATATGGTGCTCTATTTCACCGGGACCAGCCGTCTTTCTTCCAAAATCATCGAGGCGCAGCGACAAAATGTGATGTCGCACAACGAAAAATCTGTTGAAGCAATGCATCAGCTTAAAAAACAGGCCTTAATGATGAAAGAAGCGATTCTGAGAGGCGAACTCGAAAAAATCGGTGAAATACTCGATTATGGCTGGCGCTTTAAAAAACAAATGGCTGAGGGGATCACTAACCCTATGATTGACCAGATATATGATGCTGCAAAAGCTGCGGGAGCTACCGGTGGCAAAATCTCTGGCGCCGGTGGTGGTGGTTTTATGATTTTTTATTGCCCCGAAAACACCCGCTCAGAGGTGGTGAAAGCCATCGAAGCTTTTGGTGGACAGGTCAAAAGGTACGAGTTCACTGACAGGGGACTTACCACATGGTCGATATAA